One window from the genome of Candidatus Dormiibacterota bacterium encodes:
- a CDS encoding phosphatase PAP2 family protein, producing MTGIAASLVRDIALYLIALPALFVALAIVRRRAWWGDLRAAALGGAFTIALVKIAGALYFHERPFVVQHVAPLIAHAPDNAFPSDHLAACGLAVAFLIGRDRRLAILATLCAIAIGYTRIAAALHWPIDIASGFALGMAAMLAADALLRHLFPVRPVPTAE from the coding sequence ATGACCGGCATTGCGGCCTCGCTCGTGCGAGACATCGCACTCTACCTGATCGCCCTTCCGGCGCTGTTTGTGGCGCTCGCGATCGTTCGGCGCAGGGCCTGGTGGGGCGATCTGCGAGCGGCTGCACTGGGCGGAGCGTTCACCATCGCTTTGGTCAAAATCGCGGGCGCGCTATACTTCCACGAACGGCCCTTTGTCGTCCAGCACGTCGCGCCGCTCATCGCGCACGCGCCCGATAATGCCTTCCCCTCCGACCATTTGGCGGCGTGCGGCCTGGCCGTGGCCTTTTTGATCGGGCGCGACCGCCGTCTGGCGATCCTTGCGACCCTCTGCGCGATTGCGATAGGCTATACCCGCATCGCCGCCGCACTCCACTGGCCGATCGATATTGCGAGCGGATTCGCGCTCGGTATGGCCGCAATGTTAGCCGCCGATGCGCTGCTGCGTCACCTCTTCCCCGTACGGCCCGTACC